In Marinomonas posidonica IVIA-Po-181, a single window of DNA contains:
- a CDS encoding LysR family transcriptional regulator, which yields MLNTQHLMTYKALVETGSFTQTAKQLGLTQPAISQHIQKLEKELGESLLIRHGRRIELTPAGQVLLKHIDQLEVCYRDFMTSWERVAEHAH from the coding sequence ATGCTTAATACTCAACATCTGATGACATACAAAGCCTTGGTGGAGACGGGGAGTTTTACCCAGACCGCTAAACAATTAGGGCTGACACAGCCAGCCATTAGTCAGCACATTCAAAAACTGGAAAAAGAGCTGGGTGAATCATTATTGATTCGTCATGGGCGCCGAATTGAACTGACGCCAGCAGGTCAAGTGTTGCTAAAACACATTGATCAACTAGAAGTCTGCTATCGTGATTTTATGACCTCATGGGAAAGGGTCGCTGAACACGCGCACTAA
- a CDS encoding NUDIX hydrolase, whose protein sequence is MSDIEQFLNAPPIDLSLDDIRAALDKTPYRQSIHNPDEEMFPQGYELDYRSAAVLIPIWQAPEDGELYVLLTQRALHMRNHPGQIAFPGGKHDPDDASIQYTALRETLEEVGLAPDCFDLLGELGEYCTLSGFCIKPIVAEMTRRSELSLCEEEVKSVHWVPLRHLLTPQNYAFKQRKLDSISRGYFEIYYQDIRIWGVTAGILYGLYQTLSRHLANTL, encoded by the coding sequence ATGTCAGACATTGAGCAGTTTTTAAATGCTCCACCTATTGACCTTAGTTTAGATGACATTCGTGCCGCCTTAGACAAAACCCCCTATCGGCAGAGTATCCATAACCCAGACGAAGAAATGTTTCCACAAGGTTATGAGTTGGATTACCGTTCCGCGGCAGTATTGATTCCGATCTGGCAAGCGCCAGAAGACGGTGAGCTGTATGTATTGCTGACTCAGCGAGCCCTGCACATGCGCAATCACCCAGGCCAGATCGCATTTCCGGGTGGCAAACACGACCCAGACGACGCCAGCATTCAATACACAGCGTTGAGAGAGACATTGGAAGAAGTCGGATTGGCACCAGATTGCTTTGATTTACTCGGGGAGCTTGGAGAATATTGTACCTTATCAGGTTTCTGCATTAAGCCCATTGTGGCTGAAATGACACGCCGAAGTGAACTGAGTTTGTGTGAGGAAGAGGTTAAATCCGTCCACTGGGTGCCATTACGTCACCTACTGACGCCTCAGAACTATGCCTTCAAACAACGCAAGCTGGATTCCATTTCTCGTGGTTACTTTGAAATCTATTACCAAGACATTCGTATTTGGGGAGTCACGGCGGGAATTTTGTACGGCCTTTACCAGACCCTATCAAGACACCTTGCTAATACTCTTTAG